In Fusarium musae strain F31 chromosome 7, whole genome shotgun sequence, a single window of DNA contains:
- a CDS encoding hypothetical protein (EggNog:ENOG41) → MTISTTLLLCASTLLLASPAAAQTFPYVPTEILMPDPTCVDGSVPCSASNLAYIFRQTASGNVEFRSLDFSKTINADENSLERASNDTVLPFLDGSSKSTAFGASRTANGSVLVYAGDCESGSGDVWSFDYSNDQGEWSRRGLKNGGDTRRAPYFLGGTVAFSSSLAPNMDQPTLYTYGGMCETPESGSDATNWQSTANYTKSMLRLAPHDSDAFTSYEMSVASSGGPKTPIAGFTLTGLTPSMANKSGIVTQQMSYVLLGGHTKTAFINMSTVAVWNLPAESWSYVNIQAPNVDMPKSDLAVKDTSSQNRRRSTNTADNVYSRSGHTATLSEDGSSIIVIGGWVGDVNTPAEPQLAILEMSEIYSGWQWKIPDEQPDFNGIYGHGAAVLPGNMLMIYGGWESSGSSSRKVKRQASSGTLRFYNITSGSWGSQYTNPASSSSDDDNDAPKDDDKGSNSKRLGLGLGLGFGIAALIGLIIGALCWYKRRKRHISKREEAVRALSQDPNYYNSEYPEMVENDPWGLDSAPWYGNGESPYVSGERSLGYESMRGSRSGHPGLHIPHKSVARPSRGGYIPTGPRPTSFSGPIHPIYEDDEEEPYHNRGLYDHVQTPTSEIPADPFQTPVAGMGPNNIPHPICLTPGGGNRASATPSPETPRHDPEVQDWVTEVDAAEGLLARMNSRRSQNQGSAGHSQGRSSPTRHNSTRSAALRDDESRSGSNLSESARSAAESIKAKARQLNPLAPAFLAAGAEHPKPGSSSSSSYNTARSSFGVLQAEGPSLLMGDRGPRYDDDEPSSPSKSKPRRGWLGSLRRVFSGASTPTSSREDMSGIRRSFDQEPVTGDYEPGLVGLRGDLLRRKKGRQDWEGVEGDSHGAMMSGGSGLEPGAESDWDIEKAVEQRLVQVMFTVPRERLRVVNGNEEGSDREDDVPMEPHKAEFIDPDNESQTSGGVSLREKRDERGFGHAGIRKVTEPKRHDEINEKQPLVQDDQEQLNEKRQVEEERQRLMDEKRAEEQRLAEEKSRQAQQKNEESTKREQPQPPSQEQQQPPPETLQQSKPPHLQPPQPLFQRSSRDSSPSSSRSPSPLPSPGHPSHSRRHIRGNSNNSVGGFLYPDLAPLEPRFSHETDRSSGVLLEAQAVPLTRERARTRVLAMVDSFESLSRENSPSPTRFQ, encoded by the coding sequence ATGACAATCTCTACTactctcctcctctgcgCGAGCACACTTCTTCTCGCCTCTCCCGCTGCCGCGCAAACTTTCCCATACGTTCCCACAGAGATTCTCATGCCTGATCCAACTTGCGTCGACGGTAGCGTTCCATGCAGTGCTTCGAATCTAGCATACATCTTCCGACAAACAGCTTCAGGCAATGTCGAATTTCGATCTCTCGACTTTTCCAAGACCATCAATGCGGACGAGAACAGCCTTGAGCGCGCAAGCAATGATACTGTCTTACCTTTTCTCGACGGTAGTTCCAAGAGCACTGCCTTCGGTGCTTCGAGAACAGCGAATGGTTCTGTCCTCGTTTATGCAGGTGACTGCGAATCTGGCAGCGGCGATGTCTGGAGCTTCGACTATAGCAACGACCAAGGCGAGTGGTCCCGTCGAGGCCTCAAGAACGGCGGCGACACCCGTCGTGCACCGTATTTCCTCGGAGGCACTGTTGCCTTTTCCTCCAGCCTCGCTCCTAATATGGATCAGCCAACTCTTTATACTTATGGAGGAATGTGCGAGACACCCGAGTCTGGAAGTGATGCGACGAACTGGCAGAGTACTGCCAACTACACCAAATCGATGCTGAGACTCGCACCTCATGATAGCGATGCTTTTACCTCGTATGAGATGAGCGTCGCTTCCAGTGGAGGACCAAAAACACCCATTGCAGGCTTTACGCTAACTGGTCTCACACCCTCGATGGCCAATAAGTCTGGCATTGTGACGCAGCAGATGAGTTATGTACTTCTTGGCGGACATACCAAGACAGCCTTTATCAACATGAGCACAGTCGCTGTATGGAATCTTCCGGCAGAGTCGTGGAGTTATGTCAACATTCAAGCTCCAAACGTTGATATGCCAAAGTCGGATCTTGCTGTGAAGGATACAAGCTCTCAGAATCGTCGCAGGAGCACAAACACTGCTGATAATGTCTACAGTCGTTCTGGGCATACTGCGACGCTCAGCGAGGATGGAAGCTCTATCATTGTTATAGGAGGATGGGTTGGCGATGTTAATACTCCTGCTGAACCACAGCTTGCTATCCTCGAGATGAGCGAGATCTACAGCGGGTGGCAGTGGAAGATCCCTGACGAACAACCCGATTTCAATGGAATCTACGGCCATGGCGCTGCAGTGTTGCCAGGAAATATGCTCATGATCTACGGTGGGTGGGAGTCTTCGGGCTCTTCCTCACGGAAAGTCAAGCGTCAAGCCTCATCTGGAACACTTCGCTTCTACAATATCACGTCAGGTTCATGGGGATCCCAATACACTAATCCTGCCTCTAGCTCATCGGATGATGATAACGACGCACCCAAGGATGATGACAAAGGATCAAATTCGAAGCGCCTTGGCCTCGGTCTGGGTCTAGGCTTTGGTATCGCTGCTTTGATCGGTCTTATCATTGGTGCCCTGTGCTGGTACAAGAGACGCAAGCGACATATCAGCAAACGAGAAGAGGCTGTCCGGGCGCTGTCTCAAGATCCCAACTACTATAACAGCGAATACCCCGAGATGGTGGAAAATGATCCTTGGGGGCTCGATAGTGCCCCTTGGTATGGTAATGGGGAAAGCCCTTATGTTTCTGGCGAGCGATCTCTAGGTTATGAGTCTATGAGGGGCTCTCGAAGTGGTCATCCTGGACTTCACATCCCACACAAATCTGTGGCAAGACCGTCACGAGGAGGATATATACCTACGGGACCACGGCCTACAAGTTTCTCGGGTCCAATTCATCCGATTtatgaggacgatgaagaggaaccCTATCACAACCGAGGCCTTTATGATCACGTCCAGACTCCTACATCAGAGATTCCTGCCGATCCTTTCCAGACTCCAGTCGCAGGCATGGGTCCGAATAATATTCCTCATCCCATTTGCCTGACCCCTGGAGGTGGTAACAGAGCATCGGCAACGCCTAGCCCTGAGACCCCGCGACATGATCCTGAGGTTCAAGATTGGGTCACTGAAGTTGATGCTGCGGAAGGCTTACTTGCGCGCATGAATAGTCGACGGAGCCAGAACCAAGGAAGCGCGGGTCACAGCCAGGGTCGTTCTTCACCTACACGGCATAACTCGACCCGCTCAGCTGCTCTGCGAGATGATGAATCACGAAGCGGATCTAACTTGTCCGAGTCAGCACGGAGCGCAGCAGAAAGTATCAAGGCTAAAGCACGCCAACTCAACCCTCTCGCTCCAGCGTTCCTAGCCGCTGGTGCCGAGCACCCTAAGCCAGGCAGTTCGTCGTCTAGTAGCTACAACACAGCCCGCTCGTCATTTGGTGTTCTTCAAGCAGAGGGTCCTTCGTTACTCATGGGAGACCGAGGTCCTCGctacgatgatgatgagccctCGTCGCCGTCCAAATCCAAGCCACGTAGGGGATGGCTGGGCTCTCTTCGGCGAGTGTTTTCAGGGGCTAGTACTCCAACATCATCCCGTGAAGATATGTCTGGCATACGCCGTTCGTTTGATCAAGAGCCCGTGACTGGTGATTACGAGCCCGGTCTGGTTGGTCTACGCGGCGATCTTCTTAGAAGGAAGAAGGGTCGACAAGACTGGGAAGGTGTAGAAGGTGATTCGCATGGCGCTATGATGTCTGGTGGATCCGGACTTGAGCCTGGAGCTGAGTCTGATTGGGAtattgagaaggctgttgagcAGCGATTGGTACAGGTCATGTTCACTGTCCCTCGAGAACGTTTAAGAGTTGTTAATGGCAACGAGGAGGGAAGCGACCGAGAGGACGATGTGCCGATGGAGCCCCATAAGGCTGAGTTTATTGATCCAGATAACGAGAGCCAGACATCGGGAGGCGTCAGTCTTCGTGAGAAGCGGGATGAACGTGGATTTGGGCATGCTGGCATTCGAAAAGTGACTGAACCAAAGAGGCACGACGAGATCAATGAAAAGCAACCGCTTGTTCAGGATGACCAAGAACAGCTGAATGAGAAGCGACAAGtcgaggaagagagacaacGGCTGATGGATGAGAAGCGTGCTGAGGAACAACGTCTCGCTGAAGAGAAATCTCGACAAGCACAACAGAAGAACGAGGAGTCTACGAAGAGAGAGCAACCACAACCTCCGTCGCAAgaacaacagcaacctcctccagAAACACTACAACAATCGAAACcccctcatcttcagccacCTCAACCTCTCTTCCAGCGCAGCTCTCGGGATTCTTCACCGTCGTCATCAcgttctccttctccccTACCATCTCCTGGCCATCCCTCTCACTCAAGACGACACATACGAGGCAACTCAAATAACTCAGTCGGCGGCTTCCTCTACCCAGATCTGGCTCCGCTAGAGCCACGCTTCTCACACGAAACAGATCGTTCCTCGGGTGTACTTCTCGAAGCTCAAGCAGTTCCCCTCACACGAGAACGAGCTCGAACACGCGTCTTGGCTATGGTCGATAGTTTCGAGAGTCTAAGTCGCGAGAACAGCCCGAGTCCCACACGGTTCCAGTAA